The Toxoplasma gondii ME49 chromosome XII, whole genome shotgun sequence genome includes a region encoding these proteins:
- a CDS encoding cysteine desulfurase/selenocysteine lyase family PLP dependent transferase superfamily protein (encoded by transcript TGME49_300350), with product MEESDSSGRRSTMQARGHHCVSYRLTLRFCSLLFASCLATAATAEAPPTVSGQVGRVAESSEGCACASAPSSEPATTPSTEHSPVPQINSPDAALARELSGDANQSGEIPLVVPTDSQALAEAAAARRHTEGCSETEERTGESNVGPEKYGGTGLQATQTQPVDSSSPSQCTRRASGTAGREASSDRYSTAYAATQLFASSEASHAEGDPLAEASTRERAAGMAAAAEAQKHRPSCPLWGESYDERRSRFLQRYGDAYNLEIEAIKERELERFSGQVYMDYAGSGVYQRQQLRAVFDDFTHNAYGNTHSRNPSAKQTDDKLKEARQVISRFFDAPEKEYAVIFTSGATAALKLVGESFPFTAGFSSFYYLRINHNSVLGIREFAYAKNAKSVRALSPREVEQILTEREQSTEHTYDEKDESRPSCLFAFPAKDNWNGRFFPQEWIARVKKVGLSNDNCRWFVLLDAAAYAPTSPLSLSRHPADFVAFSFYKIFGYPTGLGALLVRSEDASKLQRLYWGGGSVAASVCDSRWCARKTNVALRFEDGTLPFLAIIASLYGFRALEAIGMEKIHHHVAALTRHLFERLQMLRHSNGAHAVLLYWNEASPPTGGIVSFNLLRPDGSFIPFPQVEADASAALIHLRTGCFCNPGGCQDFLGLSAEDIIRNSQKRQSCSDPSGSTLSVISGTPGLMTGWGGGSLGGGLYRKPAGSVRVSMGYLSTFSDVDALVSFISETYVW from the exons ATGGAAGAGAGCGACTCTTCTGGCCGGCGTTCGACCATGCAGGCACGCGGGCATCACTGCGTCTCGTATAGACTCACACTTCGTTTCTGCTCCCTTCTGTTTGCCTCGTGTCTTGCAACCGCAGCCACGGCTGAGGCACCGCCGACAGTCAGCGGGCAAGTTGGAAGGGTCGCCGAAAGTTCCGAAGGATGCGCATGCGCTTCTGCACCGAGCTCGGAGCCGGCGACTACGCCTTCGACTGAACACTCTCCCGTACCCCAGATCAACTCACCAGACGCTGCTCTTGCGCGCGAGCTGTCCGGTGACGCAAACCAGTCAGGGGAGATCCCGTTGGTCGTCCCGACAGACAGTCAGGCCTTAGCTgaagcggcggcggcgcggagacacacTGAAGGAtgcagcgagacagaagagagaaccggGGAAAGCAACGTGGGTCCAGAAAAATACGGCGGCACAGGCCTCCAAGCCACTCAGACACAACCCGTGGActcgtcttccccctctcAGTGCACTCGGAGAGCTTCTGGCACAGCTGGCCGCGAAGCGTCTTCAGATCGCTACTCGACAGCTTATGCGGCGACGCAGCTGTTCGCTTCGTCTGAGGCAAGTCACGCCGAAGGAGACCCGCTCGCAGAGGCTTCCACGCGGGAAAGGGCCGCCGGGAtggctgcagctgcagaggcgcaAAAACACCGACCCTCGTGTCCTCTCTGGGGCGAGAGCTACGATGAGCGACGCTCGCGGTTTCTGCAGCGCTACGGCGACGCCTACAACCTCGAAATCGAGGCAatcaaggagagagaactcgagagatTCAGCGGCCAGGTGTACATGGACTACGCCG GCAGTGGCGTCTACCAACGACAGCAGCTGCGTGCGGTCTTTGATGATTTCACCCACAATGCCTACGGCAACACTCACTCTCGAAATCCTTCTGCCAAACAGACAG ATGACAAACTGAAGGAGGCCCGACAGGTGATATCCCGTTTTTTCGACGCTCCCGAGAAGGAATACGCAGTGATTTTCACCAGTG gGGCGACGGCCGCTCTGAAACTGGTCGGCGAGTCTTTCCCCTTCACAGCAGGATTCTCCTCGTTTTACTACCTGCGAATTAACCACAATTCCGTTCTAGGAATCAG AGAGTTTGCGTACGcaaagaacgcgaagagcgTGCGAGCACTGTCTCCCCGGGAGGTGGAACAGATTCTGACGGAACGAGAACAGAGTACAGAACACACCTacgacgagaaagacgagagccGCCCAAGTTGTCTCTTTGCCTTTCCGGCGAAAGACAACTGGAACGGCCGCTTTTTCCCGCAGGAGTGGATCGCGCGCGTGAAGAA AGTAGGCCTGAGCAACGACAACTGTCGCTGGTTTGTCCTGTTGGACGCCGCGGCGTACGCCCCGacttctccgctgtctctgtcccgGCACCCCGCCGActttgtcgccttctcgttttACAAGATTTTCGGCTACCCTACCGGCTTGGGTGCCCTGCTGGTTCGATCCGAGGATGCCAGCAAGCTGCAGCGC CTCTACTGGGGTGGCGGGAGCGTGGCAGCAAGTGTCTGCGACAGTCGGTGGtgcgcgagaaagacgaacgtCGCTCTTCGGTTTGAGGACGGcactctccccttcctcgccATTATCGCCTCTCTGTACGGATTTAGAGCTCTGGAG GCAATCGGCATGGAAAAGATTCACCACCACGTGGCAGCGCTCACGCGTCACTTGTTTGAAAGGTTGCAGATGCTTCGCCATTCGAATGGAGCACATGCAGTGCTGCTGTACTGGAATGAGGCAAGCCCGCCGACAG GAGGAATCGTTAGCTTCAATTTGCTCCGCCCAGATGGCAGCTTCATCCCTTTCCCTCAG GTTGAAGCGGACGCGTCAGCTGCCTTGATTCACCTCCGAACCGGATGCTTCTGCAACCCCGGCGGCTGCCAG GATTTCCTGGGCTTGTCTGCCGAGGACATTATTCGCAATAgccagaagcgacagagctGTTCGGACCCTTCGGGCTCGACTCTTTCTGTGATCTCTGGAACTCCTGGCCTCATGACAGGTTGGGGTGGGGGGAGTTTGGGAGGCGGATTGTATCGAAAGCCTGCGGGCTCCGTCCGTGTGTCCATGGGCTACTTGTCTACCTTCAGCGACGTGGATGCCCTCGTGTCGTTTATCAGCGAAACATACGTGTGGTGA